One Ostrea edulis chromosome 6, xbOstEdul1.1, whole genome shotgun sequence genomic window, TGCATGACTAGAGACACTTGTCCCTCTCTAAGTTTTCACATTGCAATTCAATTAACACATTACTCCAATAACAACTATTATTATTCATCTTCATAAAAACAAAGTGATGTTTTCCTGCCTCCTTCCTTAGCGGAGCAGCCCAGAAAATTTTTTCTGAGGCCCAATGAAGGTGAATCAGTGAAGATTAAATAATTACAATGTAAAAATATTCAACATCATTCCAATAATTTTCAAGTTTTTGTAGCGGTGAGTGACAGTTTTGAGTTTTTTGATTATGTAGTaatcttttaattacacatTAAGTGTCAGCAGTATAAGTCATGGCAGAATTATAGTACACAAATGCAAATATTGTCATGTTCTCATTAACAAGGAGTGCTGTAAACGTTGTTACTTTCAATGTGACAGATAAAACGACATTTCGACTGCAGATTTCCTTGGTGACGTCGAGTCCACAGAAGACATGTGATGAAATATTTAGGACATGGATGGGACtaatttttcttccattttgtCTGTGATTCTGTGTGTGGTTCTTACTGATATACAAACAGGTTGGTAACTCCATTCATCTTTCATGTCTTATTAGGAGGCAGTCcacatattgatatacatgaCAATTGTATGTCTGTACAGTTTGATTTAATCACTGTAGTACAAAATCTGACAATGTCTATTCTAAAAAATAGCATATCTAGTGTTGATTGGCCATAAAATCTGAAGGTCATAATGAtgattggaaataaaaatgaggcttccaaaaaatgaaaacttaATGTTTAATGTcgtcaattcaaaatatatcaaacatgaTAAAATTGAATGTTATTCCTTTTTTGACATTGATCTTATTGGTGTTTAATATATGACCCCATGACCCTGACTTAGGTAGGTCATATCACAGTCATGACCACCTGAATCAGTGGTCAGTGAGTCACTGTACTACATCACACGGATGTGAATGTACAAGTATGtcttatgaatatacatgtattgatattcTCATGACTTTGCATGGATTAGATCCCTCTTCTTCAAAACtaacaaaaaaattattgacaATTGGAAAGAATAAGACTTGTAttaatttacctgatcagaacaTGAAAGGAAAGTACAAAACTAGATTCTGTCCATggatatcaaaaatatattacaaaaattCTGAATATGTTTGtaacttaatacatgtacactgtactgtAGGATTAAACCTGATAGGCTAACTATAGCAAAATCTAGCTCCAGTAAGAAGTATTGTATCCAAGGTGCCTGTAGAATGTCAAAAAAATCAAAGTGAAAATAACTTAAAGGGAAAGTAATGGCAACCATTTtgttctcaaaatctctcaatggcttAGGAATATATGTTAATGACTACTAAAACATTTATGTCATACAAATACAAGAAACCCAATAAAATTATGTTAGATAACCGCTTATAGttcaaagaaatataaaagGAAAGGGAGGGGCTatgtgaaaactatgtgaatttagttttttgtcagacattgaacttttgatctcgccacTTATCaaaatgaagttaaaataaCTAACTCTGATTGTAACAAGTAGCTTAAATATTGGCTAACACCTCATTTTTTGTATGTATtaccatcattttaaaatattagaaGTCATTTCTGCTGGAAATATAAATGATCAAAATGCAACTTTTATCCGTAAAATTCCACAGTTTTTTCTGTGTATTATTTCAGTTGATGCCGGTAAATGCTTACAAGACGCCCAGCGCCTGTGTCTAACACAGTCAGCGGGACTGATCCAGGCCGTCAGAGAACGCAAGGCTGTCTGTAGGTGAGGCACTAACCTCACTTAATCTATCTTATAATTCatttacttcattaatttatttcatccTGAAACTTTGAAGGAATCGAAACAAGCACATATTGCTAGAAAATAAAGCAATGACACAGGGTCTTATGTTTCTCCTCACTCCATTACGAAATTATTTTTAACCTTTTATCATTGACCTTGACGGCTTTAGTTTAGGATCATGACACATGGAATCAACACAAGCAACCTCTGTGCTACGGGTGAACTCCTAATTCTCTCCAATACAAAGTTATAGCCTGGAACAAATACTTTGAACTATTCTTAACCAATGGCATTAACTTTGGCCAATGACCTTGGTCCAGAGTTATGACACAAAGTTTGGTCATAAGCAACCTTTTGTCAAGTACACATGTACTAGATTCAATTACTTTCTAgcgaccttgacctaatttaaTTGACCCCGATTCAACATCATGACATATTTTCTGGTTAGTCTTTGTACCTAGTATGCAGTTCTATATGTCTTCACCATACAACGTTGGCATGACCCAAACAGTTATTTCTAAGCCTTTTTAGCCACATTCAGGTCAGGTCATGTTGTCTCTAGTCACAAACAAGTCCTGTTCCAAGTGTGAGTTTCTACTTTCTCATGATTACTGTTATAAATTGCCTgcaacaaatatttcaaactctGATCTTATGCCCTGGCCAAATGGAGGGGCAGGATGTGCAGATAGACTTAAGTCTTGGTGATTCCAAATTACTCCTCTACGCTTTGTTCTCAGGAGTACAATCAGGGAAACTTGAAGGGGCAGGTTCATTTTTAAAcaggatgtgtttgtgaaacacaaatgcccccgataatggccaattccaaagatgaccaaggtcacaaagacaaatatcttggtatcagtagaaagatcttgtcacaaaaaatgcTGATGTGTAATAtgaagctctaatatttaccatttagaagttatgaccaatgtcaaactttttaaaagtaggtcaaatgccaaggtcaaaaggtttagtacccatggaaaggtcttgtcacaaagaatactcatgtaaaatatcaaagctccagCACTTACTGtgcaaaagttattagcaaggttaaagtttttaaaaagtaggtcaaactccaaggtcacagttacagggtcaaaatgttggtacccacgaaaaggtcttgtcacaaggaatactcatgtgaaatatcaaagctctagcatttactgttcaaaagttattagcaaggttaaagtttcagacagaattacagatttacagaatgagagacaggacaaaaacaatatgccccccgatcttcaatctcgggggcataaaaatacatttatcattGAATTAAAATCCAATTAATGTACAAGTTTTAAGAAacaagtacatatatgtacGGTACTTTTTTCAGTGCCTATGCAGATTACGACTCCTGTATCAAAGCTTCCATTACCAAACTGGGGTGTCGCCTGGCCCCAAATGAGGCAGACCTGTACGAGATTGATATCACAAACATCTATACCAAATATCCCTATGGATGTACCAAAACAGAGAGTGGTAAAGGCATACATTGAGTTTAATATATCATAC contains:
- the LOC125683101 gene encoding uncharacterized protein LOC125683101, coding for MDGTNFSSILSVILCVVLTDIQTVDAGKCLQDAQRLCLTQSAGLIQAVRERKAVCSAYADYDSCIKASITKLGCRLAPNEADLYEIDITNIYTKYPYGCTKTESGWIASLTAKSSVTRMLLVSRTSLSLMTIALGFILCL